The Deltaproteobacteria bacterium genome includes a window with the following:
- the pal gene encoding peptidoglycan-associated lipoprotein Pal: MRGRLSFITSIIAILVLLSSVGCAKKFVDSRILLDDTVRAKPVEAAKKPKPKPDTVEIKKPEKVLPPIIEERIKEEKIPAARVVEPEVAKPEEIVKGIQDIFFDYDRFYVRDEAELIMEKNAGYLKENTSFKIIIEGYCDERGTAEYNIALGESRAQAAKEYLLKSGIAPTRISTISYGKERPFCTEHNEDCWQANRRVHFVIE, encoded by the coding sequence ATGAGGGGACGACTTTCATTTATAACAAGCATTATCGCGATATTAGTCCTACTGTCATCTGTAGGATGTGCTAAAAAGTTTGTTGATTCAAGGATACTGCTGGATGACACTGTCAGGGCAAAACCTGTTGAAGCAGCAAAGAAACCAAAGCCAAAACCAGACACCGTTGAAATAAAGAAGCCTGAAAAGGTGCTTCCTCCTATTATTGAAGAAAGGATAAAAGAAGAAAAAATACCTGCTGCCAGAGTTGTAGAACCAGAGGTTGCAAAGCCAGAAGAGATTGTCAAAGGGATTCAGGATATATTTTTTGATTATGACAGGTTCTATGTCCGTGATGAGGCAGAACTAATCATGGAAAAAAATGCAGGATATTTGAAGGAGAACACATCTTTCAAAATAATAATAGAAGGATATTGTGATGAGAGGGGGACAGCAGAATACAATATTGCACTTGGTGAGAGCAGGGCGCAGGCAGCCAAAGAGTATCTGTTGAAGAGCGGTATAGCCCCAACCAGAATCTCTACCATAAGTTACGGTAAGGAGAGACCTTTCTGCACAGAGCATAATGAGGATTGCTGGCAGGCAAACAGAAGGGTGCATTTTGTTATAGAATAA